One Sphaerisporangium krabiense DNA segment encodes these proteins:
- a CDS encoding VOC family protein produces the protein MPDSPRWSHVGLNCRDQKATEEFYTRYFGFRRARVAEADGTRVIFLRRGEALLELFPTTAAPAPEPTDDGPAAPGVARHLAFQVDDVDAFLNEAGDDAHITLGPLRFDEYIPGWKTVWVRDPDGVIIEISQGYVDQTPEELANYA, from the coding sequence ATGCCCGACAGCCCGCGCTGGTCGCACGTCGGCCTGAACTGCCGCGACCAGAAGGCCACCGAGGAGTTCTACACCCGCTATTTCGGCTTCAGGAGAGCGAGGGTCGCGGAGGCGGACGGCACGCGGGTCATCTTCCTGCGGCGAGGCGAGGCCCTGCTCGAACTGTTCCCCACCACCGCCGCCCCCGCCCCCGAGCCCACCGATGACGGCCCCGCCGCCCCCGGCGTCGCCCGCCACCTCGCCTTCCAGGTGGACGACGTGGACGCCTTCCTCAACGAGGCCGGCGACGACGCCCACATCACCCTCGGCCCCCTGAGGTTCGACGAGTACATCCCCGGCTGGAAGACCGTATGGGTCCGCGACCCCGACGGCGTCATCATCGAGATCAGCCAGGGCTACGTCGACCAAACCCCCGAAGAACTGGCCAACTACGCCTGA
- a CDS encoding nuclear transport factor 2 family protein, whose amino-acid sequence MDTREVITRYYELANAGEWDAWCDLFAENQVMDEQLSGHVEGRETLRGMMKGFPETYARFANVPAHVVVEGEQAAVVSRISAVTVGGESIEAGVCNYFVVTDGLISYMSNFHDSVPFAPILGK is encoded by the coding sequence GTGGACACCAGAGAAGTGATCACGCGCTACTACGAGCTCGCCAACGCCGGCGAGTGGGACGCCTGGTGCGACCTGTTCGCCGAGAACCAGGTGATGGACGAGCAGCTCTCCGGGCACGTCGAAGGCCGGGAGACCCTGCGCGGCATGATGAAGGGATTCCCGGAGACCTACGCGCGGTTCGCGAACGTCCCCGCCCACGTCGTCGTGGAGGGCGAGCAGGCGGCCGTGGTCTCGCGCATCTCCGCCGTCACGGTCGGCGGCGAGTCGATCGAGGCCGGAGTGTGCAACTACTTCGTCGTCACCGACGGGCTCATCTCGTACATGTCCAACTTCCACGACAGCGTGCCGTTCGCGCCCATCCTCGGTAAGTGA
- a CDS encoding ester cyclase, which translates to MSEQLYQRFAQLFNARELDGLGEVMTEDFVDHHPGLVDVAGLSIYQGNLGAVIEALQMVAHPEEVVSAGDRVFTRIRLTGRHVGPFLGVAPTGNALEWYTHELWRVEDGRFAERWAVDDLVTLFRQIDVPLPTWVQDSAPVS; encoded by the coding sequence ATGAGCGAGCAGCTCTACCAGCGCTTCGCGCAGCTCTTCAACGCACGCGAGCTGGACGGGCTCGGCGAGGTGATGACCGAGGACTTCGTCGACCACCACCCCGGGCTCGTCGACGTCGCGGGACTGTCGATCTACCAGGGGAACCTCGGCGCGGTCATCGAGGCCCTGCAGATGGTCGCCCACCCGGAGGAGGTCGTGAGCGCCGGGGACCGGGTCTTCACCCGGATCCGCCTCACCGGCCGGCACGTCGGCCCCTTCCTCGGCGTCGCCCCCACCGGCAACGCTCTGGAGTGGTACACCCACGAGCTCTGGCGCGTGGAGGACGGCCGCTTCGCCGAGCGCTGGGCCGTCGACGACCTCGTCACCCTGTTCCGGCAGATCGACGTCCCGCTTCCCACCTGGGTGCAGGACAGCGCCCCCGTCTCCTGA